A genomic segment from Neobacillus sp. YX16 encodes:
- a CDS encoding G5 domain-containing protein, translating to MNNNQQFIKLFVVLFLSTAFIFSFSHFGAKAFEGMTNDGNISGGTMIGFLDISGKTDSEAIALLEESYIEWVQNTKMGLEYSEKMVPLDLNFLHLDASKTVASIKGGKKNPAIIEIDMLQLEEQLQIIFPEIDTRELELTKLTADINNRASQFEKGSFTFNLTRDYLLTAVNKDVVISEAVIELKIIPTDLETIISNNPSIAIGEETIFSLLELAKEQKIETSSSLNIIATGIYQAILPTDFIIAERNISSELPVYAEVGYEAMVNYENGADLVIRNPNKTKYNLALQLENGKFKVSLIGESLFYDYVISKKDEQQIKAKTIVQYSPLLDSGDTKVQKPGKNGVIIKVFRDIYQGSQLLKSELISEDYYPPFYRIEVHGLKGTEQTQTSENKLTIEPKSSGNLTPSTSETDQQQPVDGLWGKPNEESK from the coding sequence TTGAATAACAATCAACAATTTATAAAATTATTTGTAGTTCTATTTCTCAGTACTGCCTTTATCTTTAGTTTTTCACATTTTGGTGCCAAAGCATTTGAAGGTATGACAAATGATGGGAACATTTCCGGTGGAACAATGATTGGTTTTTTAGACATTTCAGGAAAAACAGATAGTGAAGCGATTGCTTTATTGGAAGAGTCGTACATTGAATGGGTACAAAATACAAAGATGGGGTTAGAATACAGTGAAAAAATGGTCCCCCTTGATCTTAACTTTCTTCATTTAGACGCATCTAAAACGGTTGCTTCCATAAAAGGTGGAAAGAAGAATCCCGCAATAATCGAGATAGACATGTTGCAGTTAGAGGAACAACTCCAGATTATATTTCCAGAAATAGATACGAGGGAATTAGAATTAACAAAACTTACAGCAGATATAAATAATAGAGCTTCCCAATTTGAAAAGGGTTCTTTTACTTTCAATTTAACTCGTGACTACCTATTAACAGCAGTGAATAAAGACGTAGTAATTAGTGAAGCAGTGATTGAGCTGAAAATCATTCCTACTGATTTAGAAACGATTATTTCAAACAATCCTAGCATTGCAATTGGCGAAGAAACTATTTTTTCGCTATTGGAATTGGCTAAAGAGCAAAAAATTGAAACTTCTTCTTCACTTAACATTATTGCAACAGGCATTTATCAAGCTATTTTACCAACCGATTTCATCATAGCTGAAAGAAATATCAGCAGTGAACTTCCAGTATATGCAGAAGTTGGTTACGAAGCGATGGTTAATTATGAAAATGGTGCCGATTTGGTTATAAGAAATCCAAATAAAACAAAATATAATCTTGCACTCCAATTAGAAAATGGGAAGTTCAAGGTCTCTCTTATAGGAGAATCGTTATTTTATGATTATGTGATTAGTAAAAAAGATGAACAACAAATAAAAGCTAAAACGATTGTTCAATATAGCCCCTTGCTAGATTCAGGCGATACAAAAGTGCAAAAACCAGGGAAAAATGGAGTAATTATTAAAGTATTTCGTGATATTTATCAGGGTAGCCAACTTTTAAAGAGTGAGTTAATTTCAGAGGACTATTATCCGCCTTTCTATCGAATTGAAGTACATGGACTAAAAGGAACAGAACAAACACAAACGAGCGAAAATAAGCTAACCATTGAACCTAAATCAAGTGGAAATCTTACTCCGTCTACATCCGAAACGGATCAACAACAACCTGTTGATGGCCTTTGGGGGAAACCAAATGAAGAATCAAAATAA